A stretch of the Streptomyces sp. NBC_00078 genome encodes the following:
- a CDS encoding Gfo/Idh/MocA family oxidoreductase, whose protein sequence is MLQPLVVGLGRSGSGLHLKTLARLAGQTGSRGDPLVALPAIGCDPRAGVLRLTATPGEMTVVTTLDQALERVDPATAVVHVCTPPRSRHALIAELAGHGFRRMIVEKPLAASRDELDALIRLRDELGLALVAMAHWTGSRLAGRLRRLVRGDQLGPLRRITVDQHKPRFLRSLTTDGHQSALDVEIPHSLALALDLAGPAELRAARCWDLRCEDRELSRMGGAHLELEHSTGVSTLLRSDLGAPVRQRSVVCEFDGGTATGHFPLSEDDDHAQLVITPVGGDEPAAPAGARATGGVPGPGRQVFRDDALTDFLEGAYRGFLAEARDATGFSLACETTRLLCTAREHFAAATSACTGSR, encoded by the coding sequence GTGCTGCAGCCCCTCGTGGTCGGGCTCGGCCGGTCCGGATCCGGACTGCACTTGAAAACGCTGGCCCGGCTGGCCGGGCAGACCGGAAGCAGGGGTGATCCACTTGTCGCCCTGCCCGCGATCGGCTGCGACCCGCGCGCCGGCGTTCTGCGGCTGACGGCCACCCCAGGTGAGATGACCGTCGTCACCACGCTGGACCAGGCCCTGGAGCGCGTGGACCCCGCCACCGCGGTGGTGCACGTGTGCACGCCGCCCCGGTCGCGGCACGCCCTGATCGCGGAACTCGCCGGGCACGGTTTCCGCCGGATGATCGTGGAGAAACCCCTGGCCGCATCCCGCGACGAACTCGACGCCCTGATCCGGCTCCGCGACGAGCTAGGCCTCGCCCTGGTGGCCATGGCCCACTGGACCGGCTCCCGGCTCGCGGGCCGGCTGCGCCGCCTCGTCCGCGGCGACCAGCTCGGGCCGCTGCGCCGCATCACCGTGGACCAGCACAAGCCGCGCTTCCTGCGCTCCCTGACCACCGACGGGCACCAGAGCGCCCTCGACGTGGAGATCCCCCACTCCCTGGCTCTCGCCCTCGACCTGGCCGGTCCCGCCGAACTGCGCGCCGCGCGCTGCTGGGACCTGCGCTGCGAAGACCGGGAGCTGTCCCGTATGGGCGGTGCCCACCTGGAACTGGAGCACAGCACCGGGGTGTCCACGCTGCTGCGCTCCGACCTCGGCGCACCCGTGCGGCAGCGCAGCGTCGTCTGCGAGTTCGACGGCGGGACGGCCACGGGCCACTTCCCCCTCAGCGAGGACGACGACCACGCCCAGCTCGTCATCACCCCCGTCGGCGGCGATGAGCCCGCGGCACCGGCCGGAGCCCGCGCCACGGGCGGCGTGCCCGGGCCGGGCCGCCAGGTTTTCCGGGACGACGCCCTGACCGACTTCCTGGAAGGCGCCTATCGCGGCTTCCTCGCCGAAGCGCGGGACGCCACCGGCTTCTCGCTCGCCTGCGAGACCACCCGCCTGCTGTGCACGGCCCGGGAGCACTTCGCCGCCGCAACATCCGCCTGCACCGGGAGCCGCTGA
- a CDS encoding sugar phosphate isomerase/epimerase, giving the protein MPPHGTAGHLVTGFGPLAGIGDEAAPGTDGQLAALRHLGWNAIELRMVDGTALADLSPAAFGTLTRRLEDAGVTVIAVASRIGNWSRPITGDLGVDLAELDVLAERCAALGCRLVRIMSYPNDGLTQTEWADRVLARTAVLADRAERAGLVLVHENCAGWAGDRADRALRLLRAVGNPALRLLFDTGNGVPYGYRAPDMLQDLAPYVAHVHIKDAVRTPDGTTAYTLPGEGGAEVAACLRILAAHGYTGALSLEPHLAVRPHDGLVRAGEDAGDLFVRAGQALTRLLRTVEATPAHPDGTA; this is encoded by the coding sequence ATGCCCCCACACGGCACCGCCGGGCACCTCGTCACGGGATTCGGGCCCCTGGCCGGGATCGGCGACGAGGCGGCGCCCGGTACCGACGGCCAGCTGGCCGCCCTACGGCACCTGGGCTGGAACGCCATCGAACTGCGCATGGTCGACGGCACCGCACTCGCCGACCTCTCCCCGGCCGCCTTCGGCACCCTTACCCGGCGGCTGGAGGACGCAGGCGTCACGGTGATCGCCGTGGCCTCCAGGATCGGCAACTGGTCCCGTCCGATCACCGGTGACCTCGGCGTGGACCTCGCCGAACTGGACGTCCTGGCCGAGCGGTGCGCCGCCCTGGGCTGCCGGCTCGTACGGATCATGTCGTACCCCAACGACGGCCTGACACAGACCGAGTGGGCCGACCGCGTCCTCGCCCGCACCGCCGTCCTGGCGGACCGCGCCGAGCGCGCGGGCCTGGTGCTGGTGCACGAGAACTGCGCGGGCTGGGCCGGGGACCGGGCCGACCGCGCGCTCCGACTGCTGCGTGCCGTCGGCAACCCGGCCCTGCGCCTGCTGTTCGACACCGGCAACGGCGTTCCGTACGGCTACCGCGCGCCGGACATGCTTCAGGACCTCGCCCCCTACGTGGCCCACGTCCACATCAAGGACGCTGTCCGCACCCCGGACGGCACCACCGCCTACACCCTGCCCGGCGAGGGCGGTGCCGAGGTCGCCGCATGCCTGCGGATCCTGGCCGCCCACGGCTACACCGGCGCCCTCTCCCTCGAACCCCACCTCGCCGTGCGACCCCACGACGGCCTGGTCCGGGCCGGTGAAGACGCCGGTGACCTGTTCGTACGGGCCGGGCAGGCGCTCACCCGGCTGCTGCGGACCGTGGAGGCGACACCCGCCCACCCGGACGGTACGGCGTGA